DNA sequence from the Gopherus evgoodei ecotype Sinaloan lineage unplaced genomic scaffold, rGopEvg1_v1.p scaffold_31_arrow_ctg1, whole genome shotgun sequence genome:
ATGCTCCTGCAGTTCAGCCTTTTTCTTCTCCAGGATCTTTGCCGAGATGTTGGGCATGACCAGGATGAAAATGTGTCTCTTCTGATCATCCAGCTCATTCTCCAGGGTCTCCTGCAGGAGCTGGAAATCATACTCAGTCAGttcccagctgcagagcaggAAAACCCACAGGGAGGTCTCACCTGCTTTTCTCAGGTTCTCTTTGCAGTCTTCCCTGATCTCCTGCAGGGTTCTCTCCTtgttgaaattccttttcctttgtTCAGCTCTCAAGTCAATATCCACTTTGGAGCGCACGTAGTAAAACCTCTTCCCCAGCCTGTGAATGGCACGGGCCAGGGTGATGTGGTGGGAAGTGAAGCACGTAGCAGTGACGATGATGAAGAAGTCGTAGTTGTTGAATTTTACCCGATTAAGGTATTTGTCTGCTTCAAAGCTCGGTGTCCCAATTCCTGGCAGGTCCCATATTGTCACATTTTGGAGTCTGGGGTATGGATAAGCCTTTCGCTTCATTGTTGTTTGTTTCACCCCAGTCTTAGCAGCtccttcatcatcatcatgcaGGCCCCGGATGGCATTGACAAAGGACGATTTCCCTGCACCTGACTCTCCCATGATGGCGATGTCCAGTGGGGTGTTTTCTATTGATTCCAACTTCTTCTGAAgttcagcagctgctgccatgagGTTTCCTCTCTCAACAATGGCCTATAGTTCTTCAATTTCTGCTCTGGAGAGTCTACCAACCATGGCAGCCTTTGGTGGTGGCTCAGATGCTCTTACCACTGATcttagaaaaaggaaaagaaaaattccaGTGATTTATTTTTATCAGGATAAATCAGATTCCCTTTCCTTCAGGACCTGCTTCTGGTTGGGGGAAAGGTTCATTTTGACATCAATTTTAACCATATGAGGTCGTAATAAAGTTTAACACAGGCTGATTTTCCTAGAAGCAAACACCCAACCTTTAGCAATAGCAGATGCTCTGGGATGTTTGATTAAATTAAAGAGGCAAAAATCAACAGCCAAAGTTCAGTTCCAAACCACCTGCTCAGTACACTGTATTTTCAAAACATTCCCATACACACATTGCAGCTTGTCCCTAGCATGCTGAGCTGATGAACTGTAGTGAACCTGCTGACTCATGCCTGGATCTTTTCCCTCCACCTAGCTGAGCTCCAAGGAAATGATCTATCAAAGATCTCCGGTGGAATGGTGCTTCACAGCAATTACAATATCACCCTACAGCAATGGCTTTGAAAGACTCCACAGAGACATGTACAGAAGGTAGAGTTGTTGCTTTTATTTGGTAATCATGTACTATTCTTAATTTCCTGAGGGGGTGAAAAACCAGATGTAGTGGAAAAGATCAGCCTCTGAACATTTAAATACATCATAGGGACCTCAAAAATGTATAGTAAAGGCCTAAAAGGCTTTTCATCGCACATTATCATGATATTAATCCAGCCAGAAACTTTGCTGGAAGTTCGGGTGGCCCCCAGACAGAGCACAAAACCCCCAAACACAGGAAACAACACAGATAATAGTCCATGATCTATGTGGAACAGAGCACATGCTATTAAACTCACATCCCATTATGTATAATGATAGATCAATACCATCTCTGAACAAAGACCACAATGCACAAAACATAGCCTGAACTGTgacttaagaaaagaaaagaaaagaaaagaaaaatgaaacccaTTTTttggtaaaacaaacaaacaaaacctaccAGCTTTAGCTGCTATTCATCgataagttattttattaaaaaattaagtaAAAGGGAGACCTAGCTCTAATCATTCTTGGCCTCATTATCTAATGCAGAGCCTGTATGAGCCAAAAATCAGACCCCAGAAGTTTATTTTTCAGTAAAGGAATCCCCCCAATCAGTTGACATTCTAAAAAGTTATTTTCTGTTCATATGAAGTTGCTCTGCACCCAACCTCCACAAAAAGTTCCAACACTTTGTAAGTTTAATGTCTCTGTTCCTTATCACttttacaacatttctttaaaatcAAAGTTTAATCTTCCtttcaaaagaaacaaaacttGCTACAACCATAATGGTGGCATTGTCACCACTCCCCCAGAGTAAATGTCAGAACGCCGGTTACTCTGCCTGAAGGAGATGTTCTTTGTAACTCCACAGTTAATGTGGATTGCCAGTATGCACTCCCTTCCCCCTTTTGCCCAAGCAGTTTTGCCAATATTTGGGATCTCGCCGGTTGATTCCATTAGCAGGAGAACTTGATGTAGGAATCATGTATTTCTTTGTTGCAATGCTGGTTATTTGCAAAGAATGTGCACAAATGGCAGGATTCACAAGGGGGAAGTTAAGCATTGCAAGGCTCAGCATTGCAGCACCTAATTTTGATGTGACCTGCCACTCTGTGAATTCACAGCCCCAGTCAGCTGCCCAGGCTCATGCAATTCCTGGCAAGAGCCAGGAGCCTAAAAAGGGATTCATAGAAGACCCTACTATACAGACCTCCCAGATCCCAGCACCCCTCCCTGAGCTGTGAGGATGGGGGAGTATTAGTAATACATTTGATAGTATTCATCACCCtgcaattttgacaggtttccacgccccttttagggcttatgtcccgccttcccaccccATTTCCGTTGGCGCCAAAGTATGGCACCatcggccattttgaaaaaatgtgtgtgtgtgtgcgtgtttgactaggggaagtgttgcgtatgtttgtgcttgggtacatggagagaaaaaggttgaaagaagaCTGTGAAAGAGTGTAAAGACGAGAAAAGAGAGTTTGAGTAAGGTgtagagaaaaaaaggaaatttgaaggCAGAGAGGTAAATTATTGAAGAATAGAGGCTGGTAAAAGCAGGTTATgaaagaatagatttttttttgtttttaaagggttagttagtttgaaagaagagagatttttagTGAGTTTGAGTAAGGACAGATGATGGTAAAGGCTTAGTTTGGTAGGCTATTAAAGAACAGAAAATTTATGCCCAGCAACCCCAATGCCCAGTGGCCCCTCACCCAGAAATCTCCACCACAGATCCCTTTGCTCAGCAATCTCCCAcccacagacacccccccactgcccagtgccCCTCTCACAGCCCCCCAACTTCCCAGcaccccatattcctgagggaattcagcaccaaaacattaatttctgtgcacaatttttttaaattctgcaaaaattTGCAAATTTGGTCAGTAAATAAAtgtagaggctccagcatggcagtggaagCCGAGGTGGGAGCTCACCCTgcaaccttccccctccctggatagggacttggcagtgagatACCTCGGTGTGCAGGTCAAAAGGCCACAGGGAAGCGTTTTACATGAGGGTTGAGATGTCAGCCATGACCCAAAATGTCTTGCCTGCCACCACTCTGGGCCATCAACTCCCTAAAGGCCTTTCGTTCTCCCTAAAATAGAGCATTTCCCTCTCATCCTGACAAGTGAAGAGGTGCTTGGAATGTGTAGTTCAATaagaaaaagaattagatacaggCACCAGGCTTTTTTTCTGCCCTGATTTACACACCTGAGTAGTAATACACTCAATAGTATGCATCACCGtgcaattttgacaggtttccaggCCCCTTTTCGGGCTTATGTTCCGCCTTCCCACCCCATTTCCGTTGGCGCCGAAGTGTGGCGCCatcggccattttgaaaaaaattattttcataatGATTAGCGGTCTGGTTCTGCAATCCTGTCACACGCCAGAATGGGCTCCTCTTGTCTAGTAGAAATGATTTAATATTTCAATTATAATAAACTTGCATTTAATCTGGACTAAGAGCCCGCGTCTCTGAATTTCACCATTGCTAAAGGCCCAGGGCTTAAGGGCATTGCTCTGAGTAGACAGGAGCTCTTCCCTCCGAG
Encoded proteins:
- the LOC115640408 gene encoding interferon-inducible GTPase 5-like, whose product is MAAAAELQKKLESIENTPLDIAIMGESGAGKSSFVNAIRGLHDDDEGAAKTGVKQTTMKRKAYPYPRLQNVTIWDLPGIGTPSFEADKYLNRVKFNNYDFFIIVTATCFTSHHITLARAIHRLGKRFYYVRSKVDIDLRAEQRKRNFNKERTLQEIREDCKENLRKAGETSLWVFLLCSWELTEYDFQLLQETLENELDDQKRHIFILVMPNISAKILEKKKAELQEHIWEVALLSCAIGALPVPGLSLICDVAILIFHMKHYCLAFGLDEESLTRLAKQIDKPVAELKSAIRNSPLASAITKEFILSLLSRSLCGALMVVELILNFVPGLGSLAGGGISFATTYYMLQSFLDDTAEDAQNILTKALEPRAEESIKQHQDRLYMPIENQTHLSQPCQNL